Sequence from the Microbacterium sp. 1.5R genome:
GGCATGGGAGGCACAGAAGTGAGCAGCGCACTCGACGGACTCGTCGCGATCGTGACCGGCGGAGCATCCGGGATCGGCGCGGCCATCGCCGCCCGGCTGCACGCCGACGGCGCGCAGATCGCGGTGCTCGACCGCGACACCTCAGGAGCGGATGCCGCCTTCGCCGCTTTTACGGCCGACGTGTCGGACCGTGCATCGGTGGATGCCGCCGTGGCCGCCGTCGCCGAGAGGTTCGGGCGCATCGACATCGTCGTGAACAACGCCGGGGTCGGCGCCCAGGGAGACATCAGCGCCAACGACGACGACGAGTGGGCGCGTGTGCTCTCGATCAACGTCACGGGCATCGCCCGCGTCACGTCGGCGGCGCTGCCGTGGCTCAAGAAGTCGCCGAGCGCGGCGGTCTGCAACACGGCATCCATCGCCTCGACCACCGGCCTTCCCCAGCGCGCGCTCTACAGCGCGTCGAAGGGCGCCGTCTCGGCTCTGACCCGTGCCATGGCCGCCGATCACCTGCGCGAGGGCATCCGCGTCAACGCCGTCAACCCCGGCACCGCCGACACCCCGTGGGTCGGCCGGCTGCTCGACTCGGCCGACGACCCGGCCGCCGAGCGCGCCGCCCTCGAGGCCCGCCAGCCGCATGGCCGCCTGGTCTCACCCGACGAGGTCGCCGCGGCGGTCGCCTACCTGGTGAGCCCCGCCGCGGGCTCGACCACGGGCACGTTCATCGAGGTCGACGGCGGCATGGCTCAGCTGCGGCTCCGTCCCGTCGGGGGCTGACCGCCGCGTCGCCCACTGTCCTGGTCCCGGCCCCGGACAGTGGGCGCTACGAGCGACCGCCTCGCAGCCAACCCAGGATGCCGCGGCGCGGCCGCTCCTCCCGAGAGTCCTCATGCGTCGGCCGCTCTCCGATCCGGTAGAACTCCTCGGCGTTCGTCCACATGATCGCGTCGACGTCGTGCCCGCGGCGCTCGGCCCAGGCGATCACCGCATCCGCCCATCTGATCCGAGCCGTCGGCTGGTACATGGGCGATCCGTCGACGTTCGCGTACGGGTCGCCCTCCTCCGGGGGTCCGATGACCGAGACTGGCCAGTCACTGCCCCACATCAGCCGCTCGACGCCGAACGCGTCGGCCGCGGCGTCGAGGAACGGGTGCAGCTGCTCGGCCGACCAGTCGCCTCCGGCCTCTCCCGGCAGCCCCGAGAGCTTGCACCACACATTCGGATGCCGTGCCAGGTCGTCGAGATCGCGCACCCATTCCATGGTCGGCGCCACCGGGGCCTTCGCCGTGCCGACCTCGGGCTTGCCGAGGTGATCGAGCACCATCCGCAGCTCGGGCACCGCCCCCGCGAGTCGGGCCACCTCGGGCAGCTGCGCGGCGCGCACGCACGCGTCGAAGGCCCAGCCGCGCGCCGCGACCTCGCGCGCCCCGGTGACGAAGTCTGCCGAGACCGCCAGTCCGTCGGGTTCGCCCTGCAGGTTGTGCCGCACGCCGACCACGAGCGGCTCAGCGGCGAGTCCTTCGAGGTGCGCGGTGGTGTCGGTGCCGCGATCCAGACGCGCCCCCGCGACGATGCCGACCACCCCGACGCGGGGCGCGAGCCCGGCCACCCACCGCACTTCTTCGAGGAAGTCGTCTTCGACGGTCTCGGCCTGCACGAACACCGCGCGCTCGGTCGTCGCGCGGGCGATGCGGGCGTGCTCGATCTCGGTCGCACCGAACAGCCAGGCGAGCGGACCCTCGAGCCACGTGTAGTGCAGAAGCTCGGGGTCCCAGAGGTGCAGGTGCGAATCGAGTACGCGCATGCCCCCATCCTGCCGCAGACATCCGATGAATGGCTAGGATGACGCCATGGCAGTGACTGACGACGCGATCGAGAAGATCAAGGCGATGATCGTGTCGGGCGAACTCGCACCCGGCGATCGCCTCCCTCCCGAGAAGGAGCTGTCCGAGCGGCTCGGCCTGTCACGCAACTCGATGCGCGAGGCCGTGAAGGCGCTCGAGGTGATCCGGGTGCTCGACGTGCGCCGCGGTGACGGCACCTATGTCACGAGCCTGGAGCCCCACCTGCTGCTCGAGGCGATCTCGTTCGTGGTCGACATGCACGACGACGACTCGATGCTCGAGATCTTCGCGGTGCGACGGATGCTGGAGTCGCAGGCGACCGGCCTCGCGGCCACCCTCGGCAGCGACGACGCGATCGCCGGCCTCGAGAGCGAGGTCGCCTCCATCGATCCGACGGTCAGCATCGAAGAGCTCGTCGAGCACGACATCCGCTTCCACCGTGAGATCGTCGGCATGGCCGGCAACGCCTATCTCGCCAGCCTCATCGAGCACCTGAGCAGTCAGACCGTGCGCGCCCGCGTGTGGCGTGGTCTCACCGAGGGCGGAGCGGTCGAGCGCACCCTCTCGGAGCACCGGGCGATCGCCGACGCCATCGCCCGGCGCGATTCGGGTCTCGCCACCTCGCTCGCCACGGCGCACATCGCCGGCGTCGAGCGGTGGCTGCGCCAGGCGGCATCCGCCTGACGCAGCGACGCCTTTTCTCGGCCACGCGTCCCTCCGGCCTTACCTGCACGCCTTTCGTCGCCCGGGCCCTGACAGGCACGTTCGGCCAGATGCGCTTCGCTCGGCCGTATCCGTGACGTCGGGCCGAATCTGGCGCGTCTGGCCGACGCTGGCCCACTCGCCGAATCGCGACTCAAGCCCCGAGCCGCCCCATCGCCGCGTCGAACTCGGCGGCGGAGCTGTCGCTGACCTCGTGGAACAGCACCTGCTCGATCACGTCGGGTGCCGCCGTGAAGTACGGCACCCCCGCGAGACGCAGACCGGTGATGTCGTCGGGTGATCGCAGGCTGGCCGCGAGCACGTTCGAGTCGCTGCCCGCGCACACCTCCTGCATGCGGGCGATCACCGCATCCCCGTCGATGCCGGCATCCCGCATCCGTCCGAGGTAGGGGGCGATGTACTGCGCCCCGATCGAGGCGCATGCCAGCGCCTGTGCGACCGAGTAGACGGCGGTGACGAGCACGGTCGCGCCGTCGCGCACCAGAGCGGATGCCGCGGCGAAGCCGTCGCGGGTCGCCGGCACCTTCACGGCCACGCGATCGCCCAGCGCACGGATGCCCTCGGCGTTGCGGAGGAAGGATGCGGTGTCGCCGCCCCACGTCTGGAAGAAGATCTCGCGGGCGCCCTCGTCCGACCAGCGGGCGTAGAGGTCGGGGATCTCCGCGGCGGTGCGGCCACCGCGCTCGAGGATCGTGGGGTTGGTCGTCACGCCATGCACGACGCCCGCGGTGAGGAGGGAGGCGACGCGGTCGACGTCCGCGCTGTCGACATAGAGACGGGGGGCCAGCGCGGTCATCGGGTCTCCTTGTGCACAACCTGTCGTTACAGGTTCGGATTCGGCTAATGTAATGACAGCCGCGGAGGATGTCAAAGCGCCCCGCATCGACGACGATCAGGAGTGCCATGACAGCCGCCACCTCGCCCGATCGCACCGGCGTCGTCATCGTCGGCAGCGTGACCGCAGACGTTACGACCTTCTCGACCAGGCTCCCCGCCCGCGGAGAGACCATCCTCGGCGACGAGTTCACCCTGATGCTCGGCGGCAAGGGCGCGAATCAGGCGGTCGCCGCCGGACGATCGGGGGCCCGCACGAGCTTCGTCGGATGCGTGGGAGACGACCTCTTCCACGACCTCGTCGTCGACGGGCTGAGCGAGGCCGGGGTCGACCTCACGCACCTGCGCACGGTGCCGGGCCCGACGGGCATCGCGCACATCCGCGTCGACGCCTCGGCGCAGAACGACATCGTCATGGTGCCTCTGGCCAACGCCGCGCTCAGCACCGAGCAGATCGACGCGGCGCTCGAAGCCCTCGCGCCGACCACGTCGGTGCTGCTCACCCAGCTCGAGACGCCCTCGGCGCTCACCGCGCACATCACGTCACGAGGACGCGAGCACGGCATGACCGTCATCCTCGACCCCGCCCCCGCCGCTCCGCTGGATGACGCCGTGTGGGCGAGCATCGACATCGTCACCCCGAACGAGACCGAGGCCTCGGTGCTCAGCGGCGTCGAGGTGACGGATGCCGCGTCGGCGGAGATCGCCGGACGCTGGTTCCTCGACCGGGGCGTCGGCGCCGCCGTGATCACGCTCGCGGGTCAGGGCTCGTGCGTCGTGACCGCAGCGGGAGCATCCGTCATCCCGCCCTTCCCGGTCGAGGCCGTCGACACCACCGCGGCCGGCGACGCCTACGCCGGGTATCTCGGCGCCGCCCTCGCCAACGGCTGGGGGCTGACGGATGCCGTACGCCTGGCGACCGCCGCCGGAGCCCTCGCCGTCACGAAGCAGGGCGCCTCGCCCAGCCTGCCGCTGCGGGCCGAGGTCGACGCCTTCCTGGCCGCCCGAGAAGCCCACTGACATCCCCGAGGAGACATCATGCGCAAGACAGCGACGACCATCAACCCCGCACTCTCGCGCGTGATCAGCGAGACCGGCCACACCGATCTGCTGGTGGTCACCGATGCCGGCCTGCCCATCCCGCCCGGATCCGAGCGCATCGACCTCGCCTATCGTCCCGGCGCTCCGGCCTTCTTCGACGTGCTCGACACCGTGCTGGCCGAGCTCATCGTGGAGGGAGCGACGGTGTCGGCCGAGGTCGCCGAGAAGAGCCCCGAGGTGCTGGCCGCGCTGCGCGAGCGCTTCGCCGACCAGGACTTCGAGATCGAGCTCATCCCGCACGTCGACTTCAAGAAGCTGACCCACTCGGCGCGCGCGTTCGTGCGCTCGGGAGAGTTCACCCCCTACGCGAACGTGATCCTGCACGCGGGAGTGGCGTACTGATATGAACGACACGATCGACCGCCACTCCGCCGCGCCCATGTACGACCAGCTGCGTCAGCTGATCGTCGACGGCATCTCGCGAGACGGCCTGCAGCCCGGCGACCCGCTGCCCGGCGAGCACCGCCTCTGCGAGCGGTACGGCATCTCGCGCACCGTGGTGCGCCAGGCGTTGGCCCAGCTCGAGCACGAGGGGCTCGTCGAACGCGTCAAGGGCAAGGGCACGTTCGTGTCGCGTCCCCGCACGAGCGAGAGCCTGGTGCACACGCTGATCGGCCTCTACGACGACGTCGAGCGCCGCGGCGGGCACGTGCACAGCGACGTCCTGCGCCACGAGCAGACTCTCGCCGACGACGAGATCGCGGCGGCACTCGAGGTCGACCCTGGCGCACCGGTCGTGGTGCTCGACCGTCTGCGTCACGTCGACGGCGAACCCTGGTCGCTCTCGACCACCTGGATGCCGGATGCCGTCGGCGGAGTCACGCTCGGCGTCGACCTCTCGGAGCGGTCCCTGTACCGCCTGCTCGCCGATCACGACATCGTGGCGACCAGCGGCGTCCGCTCGGCCGAGGCCACCGTCGCGACCCACGAGCAGGCGCAGCATCTGGGGGTGAGCGCCGGCTCCGCCCTGCTGCGACTGCGCAGCGTGAGCCGTTCCTCCGACGGCACGCCGATCGAGTACTTCGTGGCGCACCACCGCGGCGACCGCTCGCGCTTCGAGTTCCAGCTGCAGCAGGAGCAGTCGCAGGCGTCGCTGCTGCACGTCGACGGCGACGGCAGCACCTCGCGCGCCGGCACCGTCCGCTAGCCGCATCCGCACGCGGCATCCACTCACAGGTGGGTCGGCCGAGCACGGGTCGCGGACTAGCCTGGAACGAGAGCACGCATCGCACGGGGCGATGCGATCGGGGGGAAGACACGATGGTCGACGACGCGCATCCACCGGCATCCGACTCCGACCCGGTCATCCCTCCGCCGCCTGCCGCGGCGCCGGGACAGCTCGGATCCTCCGTCCCGCTGGCCCCGCCGCTGGGCGGGATGCCCGGGCCGCCCGCCCCGCCGCTGCCGCCGTACGCCTCTGCCCCCCAGCCGGGGCAGCATCCGCAGATGGCCGCGTACCCGCCGCCGCCCCCGGGGCAGCCGTCGCCTCCCTACGGCGCCGCATATGCTTCCCCGTCCGCGCCTCCTCCTCCGCGTTCAGGACGGACCGTCGGCATCGTCATCGCAGCGGTCGCGGCGTTCGTGCTGATCGTCGTCGTGGGCATCGCGGTGGCCGTGAGCCTGCTGCTGAGCTCGCGCACCGAACCGGCGACCGCGCCTCCGGCCACGAGCGTCACGGAAGAGCCCGCAGCGCCTTCCGAGGCACCGCAGGGCGACCCGGACTCCGACGGCTCGGGCGACGCCGATGCCTCCGCCATCGCCGACGCGCTCCAGGCGAAGATCGACGAGTACAAACGCCTGCGCGACAGCGGCGCGCTCTGGCAGAGCATCCCCGACACCCAGTTCAACCGCACGGCCGTCTCCGCCTTCCTCTACTTCCTCACCGACATGAAGGTCGCCACCATCTGGGGTGTCGACGATGCGCAGGCGCAGGAGTACGAGGAGCGCATGACGATGCTCGAGGAGCGTCTGCTCGCCGAGCAGCCCCTCGGCGACGACATCCAGATCACCCTCGAGGACGAGGTCTTCACGTACGACGGCGAGACGGGCGAGGGCGGCTACACGCCCCGCTAGAGGAGCGTTACGCTCGAAGCATGAGCGACTGGACCAGCACCGCGATCGCCCTGCTGGAAGCCGACGCCAACCGCAGCGCCGACACCCATCTGCACCTCTTCCCACTGCCACCCGAGTGGGGCATCGACCTGTACCTGAAAGACGAGTCGGTGCATCCGACCGGGTCGCTCAAGCACCGTCTCGCGCGCTCGCTGATCCTGTACGGACTCGTCAACGGACGCATCACCGAGGACTCCACTCTCGTCGAGTCGTCCAGCGGATCGACGGCCGTCTCCGAGGCGTACTTCGCGCGGATGCTGGGGCTGCCCTTCGTCACCGTCGTACCGCGCTCGACCAGCCAGGAGAAGATCGACCTCATCGAGTTCTACGGTGGACGCTGTCACTTCGTCGACCGCGCCGAGGACATGTCTCCTGAGGCTCAGCGCCTGGCCTCCGAATGCCATGGCCACTACCTCGACCAGTTCACGTTCGCCGAGCGGGCGACCGACTGGCGCGGCAACAACAACATCGCCGAGAGCGTGTTCAGCCAGCTGTCGCAGGAACGCCACCCGATCCCCCGCTGGATCGTCGTGGGCGCAGGCACCGGCGGCACGAGCGCCACCTTCGGCCGGTACGTGAAGTACCGCCGCCACGAGACGCAGATCGCGGTCGTCGACCCCGAGGGTTCGGCGTTCTACGACGGATGGGCGGGCACCGTCGACGCTCCGGCCGGACGCCCCAGTCGCATCGAGGGCATCGGCCGCCCGCGCGTCGAGGCCTCGTTCGTGCCCAGTGTGATCGACGAGATGATCCGCGTTCCCGACGCGGGGTCGATCGCCGCGATCCGGATGCTGCGCGAGCGCACCCTGCACTGGGCCGGAGGTTCGACCGGCACCAACCTGTACGGCGCATTCCAGCTGATCGCGCGCATGCGCGCGGCGGGCGAGACCGGCAGCATCGTCACGCTCATCTGCGACAGCGGCATCCGCTACGCCGGCACGTACTTCAACGATGAGTGGGTCGCCGAGCAGGGCTGGGACCTCGACCCGCATCGCACGCGCCTCGATCACTTCCTCGAGACCGGGGTCTGGGTCGACTGACCCTCGTTCCGCTTCCATGACTCCGGAGATCCGGGCAGGTCACCCGGGAGAACACGCTTCCTCGGGCTCGAGCGGCCACATTCTCCGGAGTCATGGCACGTCGCGGGCCGAGGCGCTCCGGCTACGCTGGCCGCATGACTACTCTCATCCTCACTGTCGCGGGTGCCGATCGCCCCGGACTCGTCGCAGCCGTCGCCGATGTCGTCGATGCCCACGGCGGCAACTGGGAGAACAGCTCGCTGGCTGAGCTCGCGGGCACCTTCGCCGGAGTGATCGAGGTCTCGGTCGCCGCCGACCGTTCCGACGAGCTGCAGACGGCGCTCCGCGGACTTCAGGGACAGGGGCTCCTGACGCTCGCCGTCCTCACCGGAACGCCTGATGACGACGCGGAGGACGAGCAGCGACTCGAGATCCGAGTGCTGGGCAACGACCGATCCGGCATCGTCCGCGAGGTCTCGAGCGTGCTGAACGCGCACGAACTCAGCATCGAGGAGCTCGCGACCGAGACCCGGGATGCCGCGATGGCCGGCGGCCGTCTGTTCGAGGCCTCCGTGATCGCACGGGTTCCGTCGTCGGTCGACATCGATGCCCTGCGTCGCGACCTCGAGCGCATCGCCACGGAGATCCAGGTCGACATCACCCTCGCCTGACCGCGGCGTCCCCTCCGCCCGATACGCACACAGCGCCCCGCACGGCCCCCGAGGCGACCGCACGCCCGTGCAGACCGAGGCGAACTGTGCAGACCGGGCGAGATGAGAGGGCGATCGTCGTCACTCAGGGCGATCGACGGACGACCCTTCGGCGCGCATATCCGTATCGGTGTACCGGCGCACCCAGTACTCGGTCTGAGCCACGTGGGCGGATGCCGCAGCCGACGCCGCGACCGGGTCCGCCGCAGCGAGTCCGCGGAGGATCGCCCGGTGCCCGGCATCCGAGTGGAGCTTGAGTTCGGCGGCGTCGCCGGCATCCGGGATCCGATAGGCCCGCGACCGAGAGCGCAGCACGTCGATCAGGCTCGTGAGCGCGTCGTTGCCGGCGACCTCCGAGATCGTCATGTGGAAGGCGTGGTCGAGGCGGGAGTGGTCCTCGAAGTCGTCGCTCGCCTCGATCTCATCGAGCACGCCGCTGAGCGTCTCGATCGTGGCGGCGTCGATGCGGGCCGCGGCGAGCGCAGCCGCGTGGGGCTCGAGCACCCTGCGAAGCTCCGTCAGTTCGAGCACCCCGGCCATGGGCAGGAGTCCGACCGTGAGAGAGAGGCTGCCGATCAGGTCGGCGGCGCGCAGCTCGCTGACGTAGCTGCCCGAGCCGTGCCGGGTCTCGAGCACACCGAGGGCGGCCAGCATGCGGATGGCTTCGCGCAGCGATCCGCGTGAGACGCCGAGCGTCTCGCACAGCTCACCCTCGCTCGGCAGACGGTCGCCGGGACGCAGCTCGCCGTCCGCGATCAGCGCACGCAGCCCGTGCAGCGCTGTGTCCAGTGCGCTCATCGTCATCCTCCTGACACCGCCCGATCCCCTTGCTGAGTCTGTCGGACGCAGACCCTTCGTCAAATTCGTATGACAACTATGTTTCATCCTCGCCTTTTCGTAGCCATTTCGAAAGCCGTGTGGCAAAGTTGTGCAACAACTCCCCCACTGCACCGACGAGGACCGATGCCCGCACCACTCTTCCCCGCACCGCTCACGCTGAACTCCGGCATCCGAGCCCGTGATGCGTGGCCGCTCGATCCCGACGTGATCCACCTGAACCACGGCTCGTTCGGCGCGGTTCCCACGGCCGTCGTCGAGCAGCAGGATGCCCTGCGACGTCGTGCCGACCTCAGCCCGGTCGAGTGGTTCCCTCGCATCGCCGAACGGGTGCGCGACGCTCGCGAGCGCACGGCTCCGTTCCTCGGCGCCCATGCCGAAGACAGCGTCTTCGTCCCGAACGCCTCCGCCGCCGCCACCGTCGTCTACAACGCCCTGCACCTCGAGCGCGGCGACGAGATCCTCGTCACCGACCAGGGCTACGGAGCGATCACCATGGGCGCGCAGCGCCTGGCCCGCCGCTTCGGAGCATCCGTCCGCGCCGTCGAGCTGCCGCTGCTCGCCTCCGACGACGAGGTCGTGCAGCGCTTCGCCGACGCACTCACTCCGGCCACCCGCCTGATCGTGGTCGACCAGATCACCTCGCCGACCGCGCGGATGCTGCCGACCCGGCGCATCGCCGAGCTCGCGGCGGAACGGGGCATCCGCACCCTCGTCGACGGCGCCCATGCTCCCGGTCTCGTCGCCGATGCCGCCGCGGTCGCCGGCGGCGACTGGTGGTTCGGCAACCTGCACAAGTGGCCCTGCGCCCCGCGCGGTTCCGCCCTGCTCGTCACGAACGCCCCCGACCGCGACGACCTGTGGCCGCTCATCGACTCGTGGGCGGCGAACGAGCCCTACCCCGAGCGCTTCGACACCCAGGGCACGATCGACGCGACGACCTACCTCGCCACCCCGGCATCGATCGAGTTCATCGAGTCCGAGTTCGGGTGGCACAACGCCCGCCAGGCGATGGCCCAGATGGCGGATGCCGGGGCCGAGATCATCGCCGAGGGTCTGCGCCCCTACGGCGACGAAGACCCCCTCACTCCGTTGCCCTCGCCCGTGCCGCCGATGCGACTCGTGCGACTGCCGCTCGGACTCGGCTCGACCCGCGAAGAGGCCGATGCCCTGCGCATGGACCTGCTCGACGAGACCGGCGTCGAGACCGCGTTCACCAGCTTCCGCGGCGTCGGCTACTTCCGCCTGTCGGCGCACCTCTACACGGAGGCGTCCGACTTCGAGGCCTTCGTCGAGCGCTGCATCCCGCAGATCCTCCGCCGCGCCGGCATCCGCACCGCCGACTCCATCATCGTCTCCTGACCCGACCCACCCCTCCACCCACCACCCGACCCACCACCATCACCAACTGAGAGGCACCTCGTGAAGAAGAACAGAATCTTGACGACCGCCGCGGGAATCGGCACCGTCGCCGCACTCGCGCTCACCGGCTGTTCCGCAGGCAGCGGCGAGTCCGCCGACGGCACCGTCACCCTGCAGATGGTCGAGAGCCTGACCAATCCTGCCCGCACCGACCTGCTGCGCGGACTCCTCGACGACTTCGAGAAGGAGAACCCCGACATCAAGGTCAAGCTCGTCTCGCCGCCCACCGAGCAGGCCGACGCGAAGATCCAGCAGATGCTGCAGTCGGGCAAGGGCGTCGACGTACTCGAGGTCCGCGACATCACCGTCGGACCGTTCGCGAACAACGGCTGGCTGCACGACATCTCGGCCGACCTCGAGAAGTGGGACGGCTGGGATGCCCTCACCGACAACGCGCAGTCGGCGTCCGTGGCCGCAGACGGCAAGAGCTACTTCGTGCCGTACGGCTTCTACGGCCTGTCGCTCTTCTATCGCACCGACCTCGTCGAGGAGGCGGGCTTCGACGGCCCGCCGCACAGCTGGAAGGATCTGCTCGAGCAGGCCAGCGCCATCCAGGACCCCGCGAACAACATCTACGGCTACGCGTTCCGCGGTGGCCAGAACGCGAACAGCAATGTGGTCGCGGCTATCGAGGCCTACACGATCGACGGCCTCGACGTCGATGACGCCTTCCTGATGGAGGACGGGTCGACGATCTTCGCCGCTCCCGAGGCGCAGGAAGCCGTCGACGACTACTTCGACCTCTTCAAGGAGGCGTCGCCGCCGTCCGCCGTGTCGTGGGGCTACCCCGAGATGGTCGCCGGTTTCACCAACGGCACCACGGCGTTCCTGCTGCAGGACCCCGAGGTCATCGCGACCGTGCAGGACTCCTCTCTGACCGAGGATCAGTGGGACACCGCCCCGCTGCTCGTCGGCCCGTCGGGCAAGGCCGCGCAACCGCTGGCCGTCGCCGGCTGGGGCGTCGCGGAGAACAGCGAGCACCAGGATGCTGCGGTCAAGCTCGTCGAGTTCCTCTCGTCGGCCGAGCCGGCCACCGAGTTCGCGCAGGCCAACAGCCTCGTGCCGATCATCTCCGAGGCCGCCGATGACGAGTTTTACTCCTCGGGCCCGTGGACGAGCTATGTCACGATGACCGAGGACCCCGAGACCTACGTCAACGTCAAGCAGCCTCGCGGCGTCAGCTGGTGGACCGAGTGGATCCAGAAGTCCGACCAGGACGTGCAGAACGTGCTGCTCGGCAACATGTCGACCACCGAGCTGCTCGAGTCGTGGGACACCTTCTGGACCGAGAAGTACGCTGCGGAAAAGGGCTGATCCGTGACCCGGACCACTCTCGAAGGGGGCTCCGTCGGCACCGCCGGCGGGGCCTCCCCGGCATCCCGCCGGCGCCGCCCCTTCCGTGGCCGCCACGCGCTGACGCTGCTGGCCTTCATGGCCCCGGCGATCGTGTTCGTGTGCTGGTTCACCTACTGGCCGATGCTGCAGGGCGCACGCATGGCCTTCCACGACTGGAACCTGTGGGATCTCACCTCCACCCCGTGGGTGGGTTTCGACAACTTCGTCACCGTCTTCCAGGACCCTGCCTTCCCGATCGTCGCCTGGAACTCCGTCCTGTGGGTCGTCGGCTCGCTCGTGCCTCAGCTCGTGATCGGCTTCCTGATCGCGCTCGCCCTGCGCAAGCGCTTCCGCTTCCGCGGCCTCTACCAGGCGCTCGTGTTCTTCCCGTGGGCCGTCTCGGGCTTCCTGATCGGGATGCTGTTCCGCTGGATGTTCAACGCCGAGTTCGGCGTCGTGAACGACCTGCTCATGAAGGCCGGCCTGATCGACGCCCCGCTGCCCTGGCTGGCGGATCCGAAGCTCGCGATGTTCGCGGTCATCGTCGCCAACATCTGGT
This genomic interval carries:
- a CDS encoding SDR family NAD(P)-dependent oxidoreductase, which produces MGGTEVSSALDGLVAIVTGGASGIGAAIAARLHADGAQIAVLDRDTSGADAAFAAFTADVSDRASVDAAVAAVAERFGRIDIVVNNAGVGAQGDISANDDDEWARVLSINVTGIARVTSAALPWLKKSPSAAVCNTASIASTTGLPQRALYSASKGAVSALTRAMAADHLREGIRVNAVNPGTADTPWVGRLLDSADDPAAERAALEARQPHGRLVSPDEVAAAVAYLVSPAAGSTTGTFIEVDGGMAQLRLRPVGG
- a CDS encoding amidohydrolase family protein, giving the protein MRVLDSHLHLWDPELLHYTWLEGPLAWLFGATEIEHARIARATTERAVFVQAETVEDDFLEEVRWVAGLAPRVGVVGIVAGARLDRGTDTTAHLEGLAAEPLVVGVRHNLQGEPDGLAVSADFVTGAREVAARGWAFDACVRAAQLPEVARLAGAVPELRMVLDHLGKPEVGTAKAPVAPTMEWVRDLDDLARHPNVWCKLSGLPGEAGGDWSAEQLHPFLDAAADAFGVERLMWGSDWPVSVIGPPEEGDPYANVDGSPMYQPTARIRWADAVIAWAERRGHDVDAIMWTNAEEFYRIGERPTHEDSREERPRRGILGWLRGGRS
- a CDS encoding FadR/GntR family transcriptional regulator; translated protein: MAVTDDAIEKIKAMIVSGELAPGDRLPPEKELSERLGLSRNSMREAVKALEVIRVLDVRRGDGTYVTSLEPHLLLEAISFVVDMHDDDSMLEIFAVRRMLESQATGLAATLGSDDAIAGLESEVASIDPTVSIEELVEHDIRFHREIVGMAGNAYLASLIEHLSSQTVRARVWRGLTEGGAVERTLSEHRAIADAIARRDSGLATSLATAHIAGVERWLRQAASA
- a CDS encoding transaldolase family protein, with translation MTALAPRLYVDSADVDRVASLLTAGVVHGVTTNPTILERGGRTAAEIPDLYARWSDEGAREIFFQTWGGDTASFLRNAEGIRALGDRVAVKVPATRDGFAAASALVRDGATVLVTAVYSVAQALACASIGAQYIAPYLGRMRDAGIDGDAVIARMQEVCAGSDSNVLAASLRSPDDITGLRLAGVPYFTAAPDVIEQVLFHEVSDSSAAEFDAAMGRLGA
- a CDS encoding ribokinase; translated protein: MTAATSPDRTGVVIVGSVTADVTTFSTRLPARGETILGDEFTLMLGGKGANQAVAAGRSGARTSFVGCVGDDLFHDLVVDGLSEAGVDLTHLRTVPGPTGIAHIRVDASAQNDIVMVPLANAALSTEQIDAALEALAPTTSVLLTQLETPSALTAHITSRGREHGMTVILDPAPAAPLDDAVWASIDIVTPNETEASVLSGVEVTDAASAEIAGRWFLDRGVGAAVITLAGQGSCVVTAAGASVIPPFPVEAVDTTAAGDAYAGYLGAALANGWGLTDAVRLATAAGALAVTKQGASPSLPLRAEVDAFLAAREAH
- the rbsD gene encoding D-ribose pyranase — encoded protein: MRKTATTINPALSRVISETGHTDLLVVTDAGLPIPPGSERIDLAYRPGAPAFFDVLDTVLAELIVEGATVSAEVAEKSPEVLAALRERFADQDFEIELIPHVDFKKLTHSARAFVRSGEFTPYANVILHAGVAY
- a CDS encoding GntR family transcriptional regulator — translated: MNDTIDRHSAAPMYDQLRQLIVDGISRDGLQPGDPLPGEHRLCERYGISRTVVRQALAQLEHEGLVERVKGKGTFVSRPRTSESLVHTLIGLYDDVERRGGHVHSDVLRHEQTLADDEIAAALEVDPGAPVVVLDRLRHVDGEPWSLSTTWMPDAVGGVTLGVDLSERSLYRLLADHDIVATSGVRSAEATVATHEQAQHLGVSAGSALLRLRSVSRSSDGTPIEYFVAHHRGDRSRFEFQLQQEQSQASLLHVDGDGSTSRAGTVR
- a CDS encoding PLP-dependent cysteine synthase family protein → MSDWTSTAIALLEADANRSADTHLHLFPLPPEWGIDLYLKDESVHPTGSLKHRLARSLILYGLVNGRITEDSTLVESSSGSTAVSEAYFARMLGLPFVTVVPRSTSQEKIDLIEFYGGRCHFVDRAEDMSPEAQRLASECHGHYLDQFTFAERATDWRGNNNIAESVFSQLSQERHPIPRWIVVGAGTGGTSATFGRYVKYRRHETQIAVVDPEGSAFYDGWAGTVDAPAGRPSRIEGIGRPRVEASFVPSVIDEMIRVPDAGSIAAIRMLRERTLHWAGGSTGTNLYGAFQLIARMRAAGETGSIVTLICDSGIRYAGTYFNDEWVAEQGWDLDPHRTRLDHFLETGVWVD
- a CDS encoding glycine cleavage system protein R, whose product is MTTLILTVAGADRPGLVAAVADVVDAHGGNWENSSLAELAGTFAGVIEVSVAADRSDELQTALRGLQGQGLLTLAVLTGTPDDDAEDEQRLEIRVLGNDRSGIVREVSSVLNAHELSIEELATETRDAAMAGGRLFEASVIARVPSSVDIDALRRDLERIATEIQVDITLA
- a CDS encoding FadR/GntR family transcriptional regulator yields the protein MSALDTALHGLRALIADGELRPGDRLPSEGELCETLGVSRGSLREAIRMLAALGVLETRHGSGSYVSELRAADLIGSLSLTVGLLPMAGVLELTELRRVLEPHAAALAAARIDAATIETLSGVLDEIEASDDFEDHSRLDHAFHMTISEVAGNDALTSLIDVLRSRSRAYRIPDAGDAAELKLHSDAGHRAILRGLAAADPVAASAAASAHVAQTEYWVRRYTDTDMRAEGSSVDRPE